One genomic segment of Heliomicrobium undosum includes these proteins:
- the bshA gene encoding N-acetyl-alpha-D-glucosaminyl L-malate synthase BshA produces the protein MNIGIVCYPSYGGSGVVASELARQLGRRGHRVHVFSYETPFRLSHFEANVFFHEVEAPDYPLFRFPPYLLALSSKIVEVAREADLQVIHAHYAVPHTAAAYLAKQMLAGERRLPVLTTMHGTDITLVGNDPQFYEITRFSLEASDGVTAVSRSLAEESAETFRLRRLPRVIPNFVDAEEYRPRNNPALRARFARPDEKILLHISNMRPVKRVEDVIRIFARVNGQAPCRLLLAGDGPERLAASHLAEALGLQERVCFLGRQDNVAEIFPLADLFLLPSAKESFGLVALEAMACQVPVIASDTGGLPEVIEKGVTGYLAPVGDVETMAGYAISLLTDEREYAVMARQARERAVNRFRADPIIDAYEAYYGEILNTP, from the coding sequence GGCGGGGCCACCGCGTCCATGTGTTTTCCTACGAGACGCCCTTTCGCCTGTCCCACTTCGAGGCGAACGTCTTCTTTCATGAGGTGGAGGCGCCCGATTACCCGCTCTTCCGCTTTCCGCCCTACCTGCTGGCGCTGTCTTCCAAGATCGTCGAGGTGGCCCGTGAGGCGGACTTGCAGGTGATTCACGCCCACTACGCCGTGCCTCATACGGCGGCAGCCTACCTGGCCAAGCAGATGCTGGCTGGCGAGCGCCGACTGCCGGTGCTGACGACAATGCACGGCACCGACATCACCCTCGTCGGCAACGATCCCCAGTTTTATGAGATCACCCGCTTTTCCCTGGAGGCGAGCGACGGTGTGACCGCTGTGTCGCGGAGCCTGGCCGAGGAATCGGCCGAGACCTTCCGTTTGCGCCGCCTTCCCCGGGTGATCCCCAATTTCGTCGACGCTGAGGAGTACCGTCCCCGCAACAACCCGGCCCTGCGCGCCCGCTTCGCCCGCCCCGATGAGAAGATCCTCCTGCACATCTCCAACATGCGGCCGGTCAAGCGGGTGGAGGATGTCATCCGCATTTTTGCCCGGGTCAATGGGCAGGCGCCGTGCCGGCTGCTCCTGGCCGGCGACGGTCCCGAACGGCTTGCTGCGTCCCACCTGGCCGAAGCGCTGGGCTTGCAGGAGCGCGTCTGCTTTTTGGGCCGCCAGGACAATGTGGCCGAGATCTTCCCCCTGGCCGACCTGTTCCTGCTGCCGTCGGCCAAGGAATCCTTCGGCCTGGTGGCCTTGGAGGCGATGGCCTGCCAGGTGCCGGTCATCGCCAGCGATACGGGCGGCCTGCCTGAGGTGATCGAAAAGGGTGTGACCGGCTACTTGGCGCCGGTGGGCGATGTGGAGACGATGGCGGGCTACGCCATCAGCCTGCTGACGGATGAACGGGAATATGCCGTCATGGCGCGGCAAGCCCGTGAAAGGGCGGTGAACCGTTTTCGGGCCGATCCGATCATCGATGCATACGAGGCCTATTACGGGGAAATCTTGAATACGCCTTGA
- a CDS encoding RCKP-type rubredoxin-like domain-containing protein, whose product MAIYKCAKCGEVVDKRCKPGKCPKCGAPKDELIKQEGQASGGKCCG is encoded by the coding sequence ATGGCGATTTACAAATGCGCGAAGTGCGGCGAGGTCGTCGACAAGCGCTGCAAGCCTGGCAAATGCCCCAAGTGCGGCGCCCCCAAAGATGAACTGATCAAACAGGAAGGCCAGGCGTCGGGCGGGAAATGCTGCGGTTGA
- a CDS encoding DUF362 domain-containing protein translates to MAKVYFVSPRAKAGKGLVDKLRRLIKAAGTVDCAEKGDLVAVKMHFGERGNTATIRPPFVGAVVEEIRRKEARPFLTDSNTLYRGSRSNAVDHMDTAMENGYSYATVKAPVIIADGLNGKEFRNVPIQGKRLKEAKIAAIPLDADAMIVLSHFKGHEMTGFGGAIKNLAMGLASRSGKLVQHQDVKPEVNDKCKVCGKCVHWCPVDAITLGERAVIAGERCIGCGECTVTCPHKAIAVNWKTDVGLLQEKMAEYAYASVKEKREKGKVTFINFVLDVSPECDCCSWSDAPIVPDIGILASDDPVALDQACYDLVNEAPGLRDGRLGDAGQGEPAAGVDKFRIVHPSVDGTIQLRHAEEMGLGSRTYELVRLGE, encoded by the coding sequence ATGGCAAAGGTTTATTTTGTCTCGCCGCGGGCCAAAGCAGGAAAAGGGCTCGTTGACAAGCTGCGCCGGTTGATCAAGGCGGCGGGAACGGTCGACTGCGCCGAAAAGGGTGACTTGGTGGCCGTCAAGATGCACTTCGGGGAGCGGGGAAACACGGCCACGATCAGGCCGCCTTTCGTCGGCGCCGTCGTGGAAGAGATCCGGCGCAAGGAAGCCCGCCCCTTTTTGACCGATTCGAACACCCTCTACCGGGGTTCGCGATCGAACGCTGTCGACCATATGGATACGGCCATGGAAAACGGCTATTCCTACGCGACGGTGAAGGCGCCTGTCATCATCGCCGACGGTTTGAACGGGAAAGAGTTCCGCAACGTTCCCATCCAGGGCAAACGCCTCAAGGAGGCCAAGATCGCCGCCATCCCCCTTGACGCTGACGCCATGATCGTGCTGAGCCACTTCAAGGGCCATGAGATGACCGGCTTCGGCGGCGCTATCAAGAACCTGGCCATGGGACTGGCCTCCCGCTCGGGCAAACTAGTGCAGCACCAGGACGTAAAGCCAGAGGTCAATGACAAGTGTAAGGTCTGCGGCAAGTGTGTCCACTGGTGCCCTGTCGACGCCATCACCCTCGGGGAACGGGCTGTCATCGCCGGGGAACGCTGCATCGGCTGCGGCGAGTGCACTGTCACCTGTCCCCATAAGGCCATCGCTGTCAACTGGAAGACCGACGTGGGCCTGTTGCAGGAGAAGATGGCCGAATACGCCTACGCCTCGGTGAAAGAAAAGCGGGAAAAAGGCAAGGTGACCTTCATCAACTTCGTTCTCGACGTGTCCCCGGAGTGTGACTGCTGCTCCTGGAGCGACGCGCCCATCGTGCCCGACATCGGCATCCTCGCCTCGGATGATCCCGTCGCCCTTGACCAGGCCTGCTACGATCTGGTCAACGAGGCGCCGGGCCTGCGCGATGGCCGGCTCGGCGACGCGGGGCAGGGCGAACCGGCCGCCGGTGTGGACAAGTTCCGCATCGTCCATCCCTCTGTCGATGGGACGATCCAACTCCGCCACGCCGAGGAGATGGGCTTGGGCAGCCGAACCTATGAACTGGTCCGGCTGGGGGAATAG
- a CDS encoding Fur family transcriptional regulator codes for MGAIGPRMTRQKSLVLEIVQGTTCHPTADWVYQEARQQIPDISLGTVYRNLNALVQQGLIREMTYAGASSRYDGNVENHYHFVCENCHRVFDVFMDPPEQWARRAEEISGHEIKGHRMEFFGRCAECRKSAGM; via the coding sequence ATGGGCGCCATCGGACCCCGTATGACACGACAAAAATCGCTCGTTTTGGAGATCGTTCAAGGCACGACCTGTCATCCGACTGCCGATTGGGTCTACCAGGAGGCGCGCCAGCAGATCCCTGACATCAGCCTCGGGACGGTGTACCGGAACCTCAACGCCCTGGTCCAGCAAGGTCTGATCCGTGAGATGACCTATGCCGGCGCCAGTTCCCGCTATGACGGCAATGTGGAGAATCATTATCACTTCGTCTGCGAGAACTGCCACCGCGTCTTTGATGTCTTCATGGATCCGCCGGAGCAATGGGCGCGGCGGGCCGAGGAGATCAGCGGCCATGAGATCAAGGGCCACCGGATGGAGTTTTTCGGACGCTGCGCCGAGTGCCGCAAATC